The sequence GCAGTGTGGGCCGGTGTCCGAGTCCGCAGTGTCGACATAGACGTCCTCGACGGGCACGCCGAGCGTCTCGGCGCAGATTTGCCGCGTCACCGATTTCATTCCCTGGCCGAGATCGATCGACGACAGCGCCACCGTGAACTTGCCGCTTGGATTGGAGTGAACCAGCGCTTGGCTAGGGTCGCCGCCGAGGTTCATGCCGATGGGATAGTTGATCGACGCCATGCCGCGTCCGCGATGCCTGGTCATCTCAGCGCCTCCTGGTGCCGAACACGGATGAGAACCGCGTTGCGCCGTGCGATGGTGCGGCCGGGCGCGGCGGAGGAGGTGGCGGTGCGGGCGGGGGCGGCTCGCGTGGCGGCTCCCGCGTCGCATTCACCGGGGCGCGATCATAGGTCGTGCGCTGCTGCGCAGGCGCGGCCGGCCGGCTGCGCGAGTCTGTCGGCGTCGGCGGGATGGCGGCGCGGCTGCCGCCGCCGTCCTTGCGGGAGGAGGCGCGCCTGAACTCGTCGCGGATCGGCCATTTGGCCTTTTCGGCGGCGACCTGAACGCATTCGATTAGAGCCGTGTTCTTCGCCTCGCGGCGATGCGCCTTCATGTCGCCGTCGCGATAGGCGTTGAGGATACGAAATTCCATCGGGTCCATGCCGACGAGGTTTGCGAGCTTGTCCATCTGGCATTCGATGGCGAAGTCCATCGCGGTGACGCCGAAGCCGCGCATGGCGGTCGCCGGTGTGCGATTGGTGAAGACGCAGTAGACGTCGCCATACACGTTCGGGATGGTGTAAGGACCCGGCAGATGCGCGGCGCACTTCACCGCGGCATAGCTGGACAGTCGCGTGTAGGCGCCGCTGTCGAAATAGGCGCGGATCTTGCGCGCGACGATGCGGCCGTCGCGCATCACGCCATCCTTGATGTAGATGCGTTCGGCGCCACGCGGCGGGCCATATTGCATTTCCTCCTCCCGCCCGAACACGTAGCGCACGGGGCGCCCGGTCAGCATGGCGCCGAGGATGGCGAGCGGCTCGGTCAGCGTATCGACTTTGCCGCCGAAGCCGCCGCCGACAGTGCCGCCGATGAAGTGGAAGGTGTTGGAGGGTACGTCGAGAATTTTTGCGCAAGTATCGACTGAGAAGAACAGCGCCTGGGTGGAAGTGTAGACGATGTAACGTCCATTGGTGTCGGGCGCGGCGATCGCGCCGTTGGTCTCGGTCGGCGCGTGCTCGATCGGCGACATCTGGTAGCGCTGTTCCAGCACGTGGTCGGCAGTCGCGAGCGCGGCATCGGCATCGCCGAACCGCAGGCGCTGGTGATCGTAGACGTCGTGATAGATGAAGGCGTTCTTCGGATAGGTCTCATTGACCACGGGCGCGCCGGGCTTGAGCGCGTCCTCGACGTCGAACACGGTCGGCAGCGGTTCGTAATCGACCTTGACCTTTGCAATGGCCTCGAACGCCTCACGTTCGCTGTCGGCGACGATGGCGAGGATCGGCTCGCCCTTGTAGCGGACCTTGTCGACGGCCAGCGACGGCTCGTCGTCCTTGCCGAAATTGATCAGGCTGAGAAGCGTGTTGAGATTGACCGGAACATCGCTGCCGCGGATGATCCGGCGTACGCCGGCAGAGCGCTCTGCGTCCGTGGTATCGATGCGGCGCAGTCTTGCATGGGCCTGGGTCGAGCGAACGACCTTCAGGTGCAGCATGCCCTGAAGCATATGATCGTTGAAATAGCTCGACGTGCCCGTGATGTGGCCTAGCATGTCCTGGCGCTGTGTGCCCTTGCCGATCTCCTTGAGATTGTCATCGCGCTCGTCGGCGAAGATGTCCTTGCGTAATTCGAGCATGGTCTGACCTCAGGCGCTGGCCCGGCCGCCGGCGGCGGCGAGGATGGCATTGATGATCGGCTCGTAGCCGGTGCAGCGGCAGATGTTGCCGGAGATTGCTTCAATCACGTCGGCCCGGCTCGGGGAGGGATTGCGGTCGAGCAGCGCCTTTGCGGCCATCAGCATGCCCGGCGTGCAATAGCCGCACTGGGCGGCAAAATGGTCGGCGAACGACCGCTGCAGCGGATGCAGGTTCGGGCCTTGCTTCATGCCGTCCAGCGTTTCGACGGAACGGCCGGCGACGGTCTCTGCCAGCGTCAGGCAGGAGAGGTGGAGTTCTCCGTCGATCAGCACGCTGCAGGTGCCGCAGCCCCCCTGGCCGCAGCCGAATTTCGGTGTCATGTCGCCGATCAATTCGCGCAGCGCGACCAGCAGATTGGTGCCGCCATCGACGAAGATCGCGACGTCGCGGCCGTTGTAGCGAAATTGCAGAGGCGTCTTGGACATGGCGGTCCCTGTCTATTCCTGGCCGGAGAGCAGACGGCGCAGATGTACTCCGACGATCTCGCGGCGGTACCAGGCGCTGCCGAGCGCGTTGTCGGATGGCGATGTCCCCTCGGACGCTGCCGATGCGGCCGCCGCAATGGTCGCGGCATCCAGCGAGCGGCCTTCGAGCGCACGTTCCGCCCCCTTGGCGCGGATCTGGGTCGGCGCCATCGAACCGAGCGCAATGCGTGCGCCGGCAATGCGCCCGCCGCTGACCGGAAGATGCGCGGCCAGCGTGATGACAGAGCCGCCCTTCGGCTTGATGCGGGCGATCTTGCGATAGCGAAACGCTTCGGCGCTCGCCGGCCTCGTGCAAGAGACCGAGAGCACCAGCGCGCCGGACTGCCGCTCGCGCGACTGCAGGAACTCCTCGATCGCGATGTCACGGGCGCCGAAGCTGCCTTGCACCGCGACCATGGCGTCGAGCGCCAGCAGCGCGACGGTGAAATCGCCGTAGGGATTCGGCGCGAAGAGATTGCCGCCGAGCGTGCCCATGTTGCGCACGGCGGGCCCTCCGATCGAACGGGCGGGTGCATGCAGGAAGGCGAGGTCGCGCTCGGCGAGGACGCGCGCGAAGCTGACGCCCGCGCCCAGCGTGACGCGCGGGCCCGACGCGTCGATCCGGGTCAGCGCCTGGTCGCTGGCGCGGACGATGGTCGATACCGACACGTCGCCCTCGTTCAGCGCCCGCATCACCAGCGTGCCGCCACCGAGATAGCGGGCGCTGCGATCCGAGGATAGCGCCCCGGCCGCTTCGCCGGCATTGGCAAAGGTTTTCACGGTCACAGCCATGGCTAGGCGGCCTCCTTCAGATGGCGGCGAATCGCCTCGAATCCCGCCTGGTAGATGTCTTCAGCGACCATGTGCGTGATGCGGTTCCTGTCCTCGGGTTTTGTCGTGAAGCGCGACTCCCAATGCCAGAAGGTGCGGTCACCATCGGTGACCGGCAGCAGGCGGACATGAGCGACGTAGTTGAACATCGGCACCGGTGTATCGAGCAGGCAGTAGCTGAAGGTCTGCTCGAGGTCGGACAGCGCCAGCAATTGCTCGCGCAGCTCGGAGCCGTCCTTAAGCTTGAAGCGCCTGACGCAGCCGATCTTGTCGGCGAACTGCGCACGCTCGATCGAGGAGGTCGCCACCGCCGGATGCCAGCGGTCGTGCCCGTTGAAATCGCGCAGCACGTTCCACACCGCCTCAGTCGATGCGTCCAGGATCGTGCTCTTGACGATATGCGGCACGGCTAGCCTCCGAACACGCGCTTCAGGGCATCGAAGCCGCCCTGGAAGACGCCGCCGCCGATATTGTTGACGAGCTCGGCTTCCCGCTCCGGCGCGCAGTCGAACTCGGCGGTCCATTCCATGAAAGTCTGGTCGCCGTCGGTGACGGGCGT comes from Bradyrhizobium sp. CCGE-LA001 and encodes:
- a CDS encoding xanthine dehydrogenase family protein molybdopterin-binding subunit, which encodes MLELRKDIFADERDDNLKEIGKGTQRQDMLGHITGTSSYFNDHMLQGMLHLKVVRSTQAHARLRRIDTTDAERSAGVRRIIRGSDVPVNLNTLLSLINFGKDDEPSLAVDKVRYKGEPILAIVADSEREAFEAIAKVKVDYEPLPTVFDVEDALKPGAPVVNETYPKNAFIYHDVYDHQRLRFGDADAALATADHVLEQRYQMSPIEHAPTETNGAIAAPDTNGRYIVYTSTQALFFSVDTCAKILDVPSNTFHFIGGTVGGGFGGKVDTLTEPLAILGAMLTGRPVRYVFGREEEMQYGPPRGAERIYIKDGVMRDGRIVARKIRAYFDSGAYTRLSSYAAVKCAAHLPGPYTIPNVYGDVYCVFTNRTPATAMRGFGVTAMDFAIECQMDKLANLVGMDPMEFRILNAYRDGDMKAHRREAKNTALIECVQVAAEKAKWPIRDEFRRASSRKDGGGSRAAIPPTPTDSRSRPAAPAQQRTTYDRAPVNATREPPREPPPPAPPPPPPRPAAPSHGATRFSSVFGTRRR
- a CDS encoding (2Fe-2S)-binding protein, with amino-acid sequence MSKTPLQFRYNGRDVAIFVDGGTNLLVALRELIGDMTPKFGCGQGGCGTCSVLIDGELHLSCLTLAETVAGRSVETLDGMKQGPNLHPLQRSFADHFAAQCGYCTPGMLMAAKALLDRNPSPSRADVIEAISGNICRCTGYEPIINAILAAAGGRASA
- a CDS encoding FAD binding domain-containing protein — encoded protein: MAVTVKTFANAGEAAGALSSDRSARYLGGGTLVMRALNEGDVSVSTIVRASDQALTRIDASGPRVTLGAGVSFARVLAERDLAFLHAPARSIGGPAVRNMGTLGGNLFAPNPYGDFTVALLALDAMVAVQGSFGARDIAIEEFLQSRERQSGALVLSVSCTRPASAEAFRYRKIARIKPKGGSVITLAAHLPVSGGRIAGARIALGSMAPTQIRAKGAERALEGRSLDAATIAAAASAASEGTSPSDNALGSAWYRREIVGVHLRRLLSGQE
- a CDS encoding SRPBCC family protein, whose product is MPHIVKSTILDASTEAVWNVLRDFNGHDRWHPAVATSSIERAQFADKIGCVRRFKLKDGSELREQLLALSDLEQTFSYCLLDTPVPMFNYVAHVRLLPVTDGDRTFWHWESRFTTKPEDRNRITHMVAEDIYQAGFEAIRRHLKEAA